A single window of Luteipulveratus halotolerans DNA harbors:
- a CDS encoding aminotransferase class V-fold PLP-dependent enzyme — protein MSTAPHSPAAPAPRLSLVRQSPRPAPRTTGDLPLTVGAELGVPTIHRTVVDFGNLDHAATTPALVAVTDAVEAVQRRYGSVHRGAGYTSRLTTDWFEQARGEVGQFVGARADDEVVFTRNTTDALRLLAHTLPPRTNVLVFESAHHAALLPWTVARTTRIPVPTSAEESVTLLDDALAALDPAEPALVVITGACNVTGDIWPVADLAAVARRYGARTVLDAAQLAPHRRVDISELDVDWVAFSGHKTYAPYGAGALVGRTDWLDASEPYLPAGGATHTVSHQHTRWQEGPARHEGGTPNAVGAIALASACATISAHRDAIEAHEAELLDALRAGLTEIPGVTLHHVLGPAADGVGVATFTVDGYAPSLVSQVLADEYGLAVRDGRFCAHLLCETLFDGDGTAVRASVGLATTREHIERLVHGVRRLVENGPTSTYEHTDTGWVAQDDPRDLSEPRPW, from the coding sequence GTGTCGACGGCACCCCACTCCCCCGCTGCCCCTGCGCCCCGCCTGAGCCTGGTTCGCCAGAGCCCGCGTCCTGCACCTCGGACGACCGGTGACCTGCCGCTCACCGTCGGCGCCGAGCTCGGCGTACCCACCATCCACCGCACGGTCGTCGACTTCGGCAACCTCGACCACGCGGCCACGACGCCGGCTCTGGTCGCCGTCACCGACGCCGTCGAGGCGGTCCAGCGGCGCTACGGCTCGGTCCACCGCGGTGCGGGATACACCAGCCGCCTCACGACCGACTGGTTCGAGCAGGCTCGCGGCGAGGTCGGCCAGTTCGTCGGAGCCCGGGCCGACGACGAGGTCGTCTTCACCCGCAACACCACCGACGCCCTGCGCCTGCTCGCGCACACGCTGCCGCCGCGCACCAACGTGCTGGTGTTCGAGTCCGCGCACCATGCGGCACTGCTCCCCTGGACCGTCGCCCGGACCACGCGCATCCCCGTGCCGACCAGCGCCGAGGAGTCCGTCACGCTGCTCGACGACGCCCTCGCGGCCCTCGATCCCGCTGAGCCCGCACTCGTGGTGATCACCGGCGCGTGCAACGTCACCGGCGACATCTGGCCGGTCGCCGACCTGGCCGCGGTCGCCCGCCGCTACGGCGCGCGGACGGTGCTCGATGCCGCGCAGCTGGCTCCGCATCGCCGGGTCGACATCAGCGAGCTCGACGTCGACTGGGTGGCCTTCTCGGGCCACAAGACCTACGCGCCCTACGGTGCGGGCGCGCTCGTCGGCCGCACCGACTGGCTCGACGCCTCCGAGCCCTACCTCCCCGCGGGCGGCGCCACCCACACGGTCTCGCACCAGCACACGCGCTGGCAGGAAGGCCCGGCGCGGCACGAGGGCGGTACGCCCAACGCCGTCGGTGCCATCGCCCTGGCCAGCGCCTGCGCGACGATCTCGGCCCATCGCGACGCGATCGAGGCTCACGAGGCCGAGCTGCTCGACGCGCTGCGCGCGGGCCTCACCGAGATCCCCGGCGTGACGCTGCACCACGTCCTCGGCCCGGCTGCCGACGGCGTGGGCGTCGCGACGTTCACCGTCGACGGGTACGCCCCGTCACTGGTGTCGCAGGTGCTCGCCGACGAGTACGGCCTGGCCGTGCGCGACGGACGGTTCTGCGCCCACCTGCTGTGCGAGACGTTGTTCGACGGCGACGGCACGGCGGTCCGGGCGAGTGTCGGCCTGGCCACCACCCGCGAGCACATCGAGCGGCTCGTGCACGGCGTACGACGGCTGGTCGAGAACGGCCCGACGTCGACGTACGAGCACACCGACACCGGGTGGGTCGCTCAGGACGACCCGCGCGACCTGTCCGAGCCGCGCCCCTGGTGA
- a CDS encoding endonuclease/exonuclease/phosphatase family protein, which yields MRSGLRWVVAGLLGLTALGLATRWVDTTHLRVPVLQSVFPVLGVLAVLLLIGCIALRDVRFVVAAALVTIAPVVLGIRSLIPDTVAAGARDEVVMVSNLQYGQADPRAIVREVRDRHVTALVLVEVTPDAAARLRQAGLDAALPHQVGAPRPGADGTVIRSAHPLSERESVHVPRRFDQPVATVHAPEGDYVLRAAHPYPPIPDLVRSWRRQLDELATWRAAQPADVPLVIAGDFNASSSHPGFRALARTMHDAHGSTGAGWVRTWPHEGRTPAFVQIDHVLVRGMGVVDAGVTTVPRTDHAAVWARLRVG from the coding sequence ATGAGATCAGGTCTGCGATGGGTCGTGGCCGGGCTGCTCGGGCTCACGGCGCTCGGGCTGGCCACCCGCTGGGTCGACACCACACATCTGCGTGTTCCGGTGCTGCAGTCGGTGTTCCCGGTGCTGGGCGTGCTCGCCGTGCTCCTGCTCATCGGGTGCATCGCCCTGCGCGACGTCCGGTTCGTGGTGGCCGCGGCGCTCGTGACGATCGCCCCGGTCGTCCTCGGCATCCGGTCGCTGATCCCCGACACCGTCGCCGCCGGCGCGCGTGACGAGGTCGTGATGGTGTCCAACCTGCAGTACGGCCAGGCCGACCCGCGGGCGATCGTGCGCGAGGTGCGCGACCGGCACGTCACCGCGCTCGTCCTCGTCGAGGTCACGCCCGATGCCGCCGCACGGCTTCGGCAGGCCGGCCTGGATGCCGCCCTGCCGCACCAGGTGGGCGCACCGCGCCCCGGTGCGGACGGCACCGTCATCCGCAGTGCGCATCCGCTGAGCGAGCGGGAGAGCGTGCACGTGCCGCGCAGGTTCGACCAGCCGGTGGCCACGGTCCACGCGCCGGAGGGTGACTACGTCCTGCGTGCCGCGCACCCCTACCCGCCGATCCCCGACCTCGTACGCTCCTGGCGCCGTCAGCTCGACGAGCTCGCCACCTGGCGGGCAGCTCAGCCGGCCGACGTACCCCTGGTGATCGCCGGCGACTTCAACGCCTCGTCCTCGCACCCGGGCTTCCGAGCGCTCGCACGCACGATGCACGACGCCCACGGCTCGACCGGCGCCGGGTGGGTGCGGACCTGGCCGCACGAGGGCCGTACACCGGCGTTCGTGCAGATCGACCACGTGCTCGTACGCGGGATGGGCGTCGTCGACGCCGGCGTCACGACCGTGCCGCGCACCGATCACGCCGCGGTCTGGGCCCGCCTGCGCGTCGGCTGA
- a CDS encoding dihydrofolate reductase, with protein sequence MTAAADARDGRVRVPLVPASYVVLTREVDTRTEVALQLRRGTGYMDGWWACAAAGHVESGESAAAAAVSEAREELGIDIGSDDLEPLTTLQRHSLLGQPIEERADFFFRVRRWQGEPSLQEPDKAAELRWFALEDLPDRVVPHERQVLDAVAAGAVPPIMQRGFEQRLTLVAAMGTNRVIGADGDMPWHLSDDLKRFKALTTGGTMIMGRGTWDSIGRALPGRTTVVVTRDRTWSAPGAVVAHSLAEALAGAPDGELFVVGGGEIYAQTIDLADRLELTLVDQAPEGETVFPEVDPARWHETAREQRDGFAWVTYERS encoded by the coding sequence ATGACCGCTGCGGCCGACGCGCGCGACGGCCGCGTGCGGGTGCCACTGGTCCCTGCCTCGTACGTCGTCCTCACCCGCGAGGTCGACACCCGCACCGAGGTCGCGCTGCAGCTGCGCCGTGGCACTGGATACATGGACGGCTGGTGGGCGTGCGCGGCTGCCGGGCACGTCGAGTCCGGCGAGTCCGCTGCTGCCGCGGCGGTGTCCGAGGCTCGCGAGGAGCTCGGCATCGACATCGGCTCCGATGACCTCGAGCCGCTGACCACCCTGCAGCGTCACAGCCTCCTCGGACAGCCCATCGAGGAGCGGGCCGACTTCTTCTTCCGGGTGCGCCGGTGGCAGGGCGAGCCGTCGTTGCAGGAACCCGACAAGGCCGCCGAGCTGCGCTGGTTCGCGCTCGAGGACCTTCCGGACCGTGTCGTCCCCCACGAGCGCCAGGTGCTGGACGCCGTGGCCGCCGGTGCGGTGCCGCCCATCATGCAGCGGGGGTTCGAGCAGCGCCTGACCCTCGTCGCGGCCATGGGCACCAACCGCGTGATCGGGGCGGACGGCGACATGCCGTGGCACCTCAGCGACGACCTGAAGCGGTTCAAGGCGCTCACGACCGGCGGCACGATGATCATGGGCCGCGGCACCTGGGACTCCATCGGCCGCGCGCTCCCGGGCCGTACGACGGTCGTGGTCACCCGCGACCGCACCTGGTCTGCACCCGGCGCGGTGGTCGCCCACTCGCTGGCCGAGGCACTTGCGGGCGCGCCCGACGGTGAGCTGTTCGTCGTGGGCGGTGGCGAGATCTACGCACAGACCATCGACCTCGCCGACCGGCTCGAGCTCACCCTGGTCGACCAGGCACCTGAGGGCGAGACCGTCTTCCCGGAGGTCGACCCGGCACGCTGGCACGAGACCGCGCGCGAGCAGCGCGACGGGTTCGCCTGGGTGACCTACGAGCGCTCCTGA
- a CDS encoding SatD family protein, with the protein MAEVKHPAQEATLIGDLVRSRASADRAALHRRLVAALSDLEIDGTIEPAAVTFADELQGRYTTVGAAVHAALLIRLALLPEADVRFGIGRGTVTTLDTDRRTQDGPGWWSARAAIEATEAGERRAGLRLVRTTYSPYDDDPAAPAVNAALACRDHLMGSLDERSLRILRGLMTGQTKTALADAEGISASAVSQRAVRDGLDTIVLASDWLRQVR; encoded by the coding sequence ATGGCCGAAGTGAAGCATCCTGCTCAAGAGGCGACGCTCATCGGGGACCTCGTGCGATCGCGGGCCTCCGCCGACCGCGCCGCTCTGCACCGGCGGCTGGTCGCCGCCCTGTCAGATCTCGAGATCGACGGCACGATCGAGCCGGCAGCCGTCACCTTCGCCGACGAGCTCCAGGGGCGCTACACGACCGTCGGCGCCGCCGTGCACGCGGCGCTGCTCATCCGACTGGCGCTCCTGCCCGAGGCCGATGTGCGCTTCGGCATCGGTCGCGGCACGGTGACCACGCTCGACACCGACCGGCGCACCCAGGACGGCCCCGGCTGGTGGAGCGCGCGCGCCGCGATCGAGGCCACCGAAGCAGGCGAGCGACGTGCCGGGCTCCGCCTGGTGCGCACGACCTACAGCCCGTACGACGACGACCCCGCCGCCCCGGCCGTCAACGCCGCGCTCGCCTGTCGGGACCATCTGATGGGATCACTGGACGAACGCTCCCTGCGCATCCTGAGAGGCCTCATGACCGGTCAGACCAAGACCGCCCTCGCCGACGCCGAGGGCATCAGCGCATCGGCGGTGTCGCAGCGCGCCGTCCGCGACGGGCTCGACACCATCGTGCTCGCGAGCGACTGGCTGCGGCAGGTCCGATGA
- the dapA gene encoding 4-hydroxy-tetrahydrodipicolinate synthase, which yields MTSTPFGRVVTAMVTPMHADGSLDLDGTAKLASHLVDQGHDGLVVNGTTGESATTTDEENFATVKAVVDAVGDRVAVTAGVGTNDTEHSTRVARRMAELGADAVLIVTPYYNKPTQAGIVEHFRSVATATDLPAMAYDIPGRTATALATDTIRRLAEIDQVKAVKDAKGDLFEASRLMAETDLLWYSGDDVVNLAHLAQGAVGVVSVVGHVAGAQYAEMVAAVDRGDLVRAREIHTSLIPLVDAIMHVSQGAIQAKAAMHLLGVIDSDFCRLPLLPAPDEHRALLREALTKSGLM from the coding sequence ATGACGAGCACTCCTTTCGGCCGCGTCGTGACGGCCATGGTGACCCCGATGCACGCCGACGGCTCACTCGACCTCGACGGCACCGCCAAGCTCGCCTCGCACCTGGTCGACCAGGGCCATGACGGCCTGGTCGTCAACGGCACGACGGGCGAGTCCGCGACCACCACCGACGAGGAGAACTTCGCGACCGTCAAGGCGGTCGTCGACGCCGTCGGTGACCGCGTCGCCGTGACCGCAGGCGTCGGCACCAATGACACCGAGCACTCCACCCGCGTCGCCCGACGCATGGCCGAGCTCGGCGCGGACGCCGTCCTCATCGTGACGCCCTACTACAACAAGCCCACCCAGGCCGGCATCGTCGAGCACTTCCGCTCGGTGGCGACCGCGACCGACCTGCCCGCGATGGCGTACGACATCCCCGGCCGCACGGCGACCGCGCTGGCGACCGACACCATCCGCCGACTCGCGGAGATCGATCAGGTCAAGGCCGTCAAGGACGCCAAGGGCGACCTGTTCGAGGCCAGCCGGCTGATGGCCGAGACCGACCTGCTGTGGTACTCCGGCGACGACGTCGTCAACCTCGCGCACCTGGCCCAGGGTGCCGTCGGGGTCGTGTCCGTGGTCGGGCACGTCGCCGGCGCGCAGTACGCCGAGATGGTCGCCGCCGTCGACCGCGGTGATCTCGTGCGCGCTCGCGAGATCCACACCTCGCTGATCCCGCTGGTCGATGCGATCATGCACGTCAGCCAAGGCGCGATCCAGGCCAAGGCTGCGATGCACCTGCTGGGTGTGATCGACTCAGACTTCTGCCGGCTGCCTCTGCTGCCGGCGCCCGATGAGCACCGCGCACTGCTGCGCGAGGCGCTGACCAAGTCAGGACTGATGTGA
- a CDS encoding helix-turn-helix domain-containing protein has translation MATSSPGTVSVLAYDGMTGFESGIVAEVFGLTWPDIDQPWYDLKVCAADRRPLTMLGGATMRTAYDLDHFAAADTVVVPSVRNPDEPVHAGVIEALRSAHARGARVVSICSGAFALAAAGLLDDRPATTHWRYADDLQRRYPRIRVDRDPLYVDDGDILSSAGCAAGLDLALHLVRRDLGAATANAVARRLVVSPHRPGGQSQYIEAPVATDPDDERLAATLAWAQAHLDEPIRVADLARRTAMSERTFVRRFAAATGTSPAQWVIERRVQRAVELLETTDMPVEIVCGATGFASPAALRHHFVPRMGTSPTAYRRTFRAQQVAG, from the coding sequence ATGGCGACGTCCAGCCCCGGAACGGTGTCCGTGCTCGCGTACGACGGGATGACCGGCTTCGAGTCCGGCATCGTCGCCGAGGTGTTCGGCCTCACCTGGCCCGACATCGACCAGCCCTGGTACGACCTCAAGGTGTGTGCCGCCGACCGTCGCCCGCTCACGATGCTGGGCGGCGCGACGATGCGGACGGCGTACGACCTCGACCACTTCGCCGCCGCTGACACCGTCGTCGTCCCGAGCGTGCGCAACCCCGACGAGCCGGTGCACGCGGGAGTCATCGAGGCGTTGCGCAGCGCCCACGCACGGGGAGCCCGCGTCGTCTCGATCTGCTCCGGCGCCTTCGCACTCGCCGCCGCCGGGCTGCTCGACGACCGACCCGCGACGACGCACTGGCGCTACGCCGACGACCTGCAGCGGCGGTACCCGCGGATCAGGGTCGACCGCGACCCGTTGTACGTCGACGACGGCGACATCCTCAGCAGCGCCGGCTGCGCGGCAGGGCTCGACCTGGCGCTGCACCTCGTGCGACGCGACCTCGGGGCCGCGACCGCCAACGCCGTCGCGCGCCGACTGGTCGTCTCACCCCACCGCCCGGGCGGCCAGTCGCAGTACATCGAGGCACCCGTGGCCACTGACCCCGACGACGAGCGCCTCGCGGCGACGCTGGCGTGGGCGCAGGCTCACCTCGACGAGCCGATCCGCGTCGCGGACCTGGCCCGTCGTACGGCGATGTCCGAGCGCACCTTCGTACGCAGGTTCGCCGCCGCCACGGGTACGAGCCCGGCCCAGTGGGTCATCGAACGCCGGGTGCAGCGAGCCGTCGAGCTGCTCGAGACGACGGACATGCCGGTCGAGATCGTCTGCGGCGCAACAGGATTCGCGTCGCCCGCTGCGCTGCGCCACCACTTCGTGCCGCGGATGGGTACCAGCCCGACGGCGTACCGGCGGACCTTTCGGGCACAGCAGGTGGCCGGTTGA
- a CDS encoding thymidylate synthase produces the protein MKQYLSLLERVLDEGTRKDDRTGTGTLSVFGHQMRFPLQDGFPVTTTKKLHLRSIFGELLWFLRGDTNVAWLHERKISIWDEWADEHGDLGPVYGHQWRSWPTPDGRSIDQLARVVDGIRTNPDSRRHIVSAWNVADVDDMALPPCHTMFQFYVADGRLSCQLYQRSGDVFLGVPFNIASYALLTSMVARVTDLQVGDFVHTIGDAHLYLNHVDQARLQLTREPKPLPRLVLNPAIKDIDAFDLDDISLEGYVADPGIKAPVAV, from the coding sequence GTGAAGCAGTACCTCTCCCTGCTCGAGCGTGTGCTCGACGAAGGCACCCGCAAGGACGACCGCACCGGCACCGGGACGCTCTCGGTGTTCGGGCATCAGATGCGCTTCCCGCTGCAGGACGGTTTTCCCGTCACGACGACCAAGAAGCTGCACCTGCGCTCGATCTTCGGTGAGCTGCTGTGGTTCCTGCGCGGTGACACCAACGTCGCATGGCTGCACGAGCGCAAGATCTCGATCTGGGACGAGTGGGCCGACGAGCACGGCGACCTCGGCCCGGTCTACGGCCACCAGTGGCGATCCTGGCCCACGCCCGACGGCCGCTCGATCGACCAGCTCGCCCGCGTCGTCGACGGCATCCGCACCAACCCCGACTCGCGCCGGCACATCGTCTCGGCCTGGAACGTCGCAGACGTCGACGACATGGCGCTGCCGCCCTGCCACACGATGTTCCAGTTCTACGTCGCGGACGGCCGGCTGTCGTGCCAGCTCTACCAGCGCTCGGGCGATGTGTTCCTCGGCGTGCCGTTCAACATCGCCTCCTACGCCCTGCTCACCTCGATGGTCGCGCGGGTGACCGACCTGCAGGTCGGCGACTTCGTGCACACGATCGGCGACGCCCACCTCTACCTCAACCACGTCGACCAGGCGCGGCTGCAGCTGACGCGCGAGCCCAAGCCGCTCCCCCGCCTGGTGCTCAACCCCGCGATCAAGGACATCGACGCGTTCGACCTCGACGACATCTCGCTCGAGGGCTACGTCGCCGACCCCGGCATCAAGGCGCCGGTCGCCGTATGA
- a CDS encoding ribonuclease J produces the protein MSHPHPELGPPPALAQGGVRVVALGGLGEVGRNMTVVEHDGRLLIIDCGVLFPEDHPGVDLILPDFEYIADRLDDIDGIVLTHGHEDHIGAVPYLLRMKRDIPLIGSTLTLALVEAKLKEHRIKPYTMAVKEGGREQIGPFDCEFVAVNHSIPDALAVFIRTPGGTLLCTGDFKMDQLPLDGRITDLRAFARLGEEGVDLFLTDSTNAEVPGFTTPERDITPAIERVFETAERRIIVACFSSHVHRVQQVLDTAELYGRKVAMVGRSMVRNMGIASDLGYLRIPDGVLVDLKKLDQLPDDQVVLICTGSQGEPMAALSRMANRDHKIDVGEGDTVLMASSLIPGNENAVYRVMNGLMRLGAKVVHKGNALVHVSGHASAGELLYCYNIVKPRNVMPIHGEWRHLVANADLAVQTGVPRKNVVLAEDGVVVDLVKGRAAITGKVPCGYIYVDGSLVGATDEELLKDRRILRDEGFVTIIVVRDAATGKIAAGPEIQTRGFAEDEQVFDRVLPKLEEALEEARAKGITDSYQLQQVLRRTVGGFVGSKLRRRPMIIPIVIDA, from the coding sequence GTGAGTCACCCCCACCCCGAGCTCGGCCCGCCCCCCGCACTGGCCCAGGGCGGTGTTCGCGTCGTGGCCCTCGGCGGGCTCGGCGAGGTCGGCCGCAACATGACGGTCGTCGAGCACGACGGGCGTCTGCTGATCATCGACTGCGGTGTGCTGTTCCCCGAGGACCACCCGGGTGTCGACCTGATCCTTCCCGACTTCGAGTACATCGCCGACCGCCTCGACGACATCGACGGCATCGTGCTCACCCACGGCCACGAGGACCACATCGGCGCCGTGCCCTACCTGCTGCGCATGAAGCGCGACATCCCGCTGATCGGCTCCACCCTGACGCTGGCCCTCGTCGAGGCCAAGCTCAAGGAGCACCGCATCAAGCCCTACACGATGGCGGTCAAGGAGGGCGGGCGCGAGCAGATCGGTCCGTTCGACTGCGAGTTCGTCGCCGTCAACCACTCCATCCCCGACGCGCTCGCGGTGTTCATCCGTACGCCGGGCGGCACGCTCCTGTGCACCGGCGACTTCAAGATGGACCAGCTGCCGCTCGACGGCCGCATCACCGACCTGCGCGCGTTCGCTCGCCTCGGCGAGGAGGGTGTCGACCTCTTCCTGACCGACTCCACCAACGCCGAGGTGCCGGGGTTCACCACTCCCGAGCGTGACATCACACCGGCGATCGAGCGTGTCTTCGAGACCGCCGAGCGACGCATCATCGTCGCCTGCTTCTCCTCGCACGTGCACCGCGTGCAGCAGGTGCTCGACACCGCCGAGCTCTACGGCCGCAAGGTGGCGATGGTCGGTCGGTCGATGGTGCGCAACATGGGCATCGCCTCCGACCTCGGATACCTGCGCATTCCCGACGGCGTCCTGGTCGACCTCAAGAAGCTCGACCAGCTGCCCGACGACCAGGTCGTGCTCATCTGCACCGGCTCTCAGGGTGAGCCGATGGCGGCGCTGTCGCGGATGGCCAACCGTGACCACAAGATCGACGTCGGCGAGGGCGACACGGTGCTGATGGCCAGTTCGCTCATCCCCGGCAACGAGAACGCCGTCTACCGCGTCATGAACGGTCTGATGCGCCTCGGCGCCAAGGTCGTGCACAAGGGCAACGCGCTCGTGCACGTCTCGGGCCACGCGAGCGCCGGCGAGCTGCTCTACTGCTACAACATCGTCAAGCCGCGCAACGTGATGCCGATCCACGGTGAGTGGCGCCACCTGGTGGCCAACGCCGACCTCGCGGTGCAGACCGGCGTACCGCGCAAGAACGTCGTGCTCGCCGAGGACGGTGTGGTCGTCGACCTGGTCAAGGGCCGGGCGGCCATCACGGGCAAGGTCCCGTGCGGCTACATCTACGTCGACGGCTCGCTCGTGGGCGCGACCGACGAAGAGCTGCTCAAGGACCGCCGCATCCTGCGCGACGAGGGCTTCGTGACGATCATCGTCGTGCGCGATGCCGCGACCGGCAAGATCGCGGCCGGGCCGGAGATCCAGACCCGTGGCTTCGCCGAGGACGAGCAGGTCTTCGACCGCGTGCTGCCCAAGCTCGAGGAAGCCCTCGAAGAAGCGCGCGCCAAGGGCATCACCGACAGCTATCAGCTGCAGCAGGTGCTCCGCCGCACAGTGGGCGGGTTCGTCGGCAGCAAGCTGCGCCGGCGCCCGATGATCATCCCGATCGTCATCGACGCCTGA